A window of Bacillota bacterium genomic DNA:
CCCCGAGGATTCGCCCACAAACCGCTACCTCTTGCGCGAGGTCGTCGCCGGCATCGCCGGGTACGGCAACGCCATCGGCGTGCCGACCGTAGGCGGGGAGGTGGCGTTCGAGCCCTGCTACGACACCAACCCCCTGGTGAACGTCATGTGCGTGGGGCTGGTACGGGCCAACCGGGTGGCCAGGGCGCGGGCGGAAGGCGCCGGCAACCGGGTCTACCTCGTCGGTTCCCGGACCGGCCGGGACGGCATCCACGGGGCGGGGCTGCTCGCCTCCCGGACGTTGCGGGCGGACGAGGGCGGCGAGCAGCGGCCGAGGGTTCAGGTGGGCGACCCGTTCACCGAGAAGCTGCTCATCGAGGCGTGCCTGGAGGCCCTGGAGACCGGCGCGGTCGTGGGGATCCAGGATCTCGGGGCGGCCGGCATCACGGCGGCCGCATCTGAACTTGCTGCCCGCGCCGGGACGGGCATCGACATCGACCTCGACAGGGTGCCGCGCCGTGAGGAAGGCATGACCCCGTTCGAGGTGATGCTCTCCGAATCCCAGGAACGCATGATGCTGGTGGTGCAGGCCGGGCGCGAGGCCGAGGTGGAACGCATTTTCTCCCGCTGGCGCCTGCCCGCGGCGCCCATCGGCACGGTGACCCGGACAGGCCGGCTGCGGGTATGGGCCGAGGGGCAGCTCGTGGCCGACGTGCCGGCGCAGTTTCTCGCCGACGGAGCGCCACGCTACCCGGCGCCTGAACCGAGACGCCCCCCCGCGAAGGCAGAGCAGGCAGATGCTGCCTCAGCCAGGCAGGATGGGAATCCAGAGGCCGCAAGCGCCCGAGCCCTGGATGTACCGGCCGCAGGGCCCTCGCTTCGCACGTGGGTCACCCGCCGGCTGGCCGCGCAGCTCTCGTCCCCGGACCAGGGCAGCCGGGCCTGGATCTACGAGCAGTTCGACCACATGGTTGGCGTGCGCACGGTCCTGCCGCCCGGGCACGACGCGGCGGTTGTGCGGGTGGTGGAGGCGGGCGGAGACGGCCTGGAGCTTCCGCTCGTGGCCCTGTCGGTTGACGGCGCCGAATGGCTGGCCGCGTGGAGCCCTTACGCCGCCGGGTGCGAGGCCGTACTGGAAGGCGCCCGCAACGTGGCCGCCGCCGGGGCGCAGCCGGCCGGCATCACCAACGGGCTCAACCTGGGCAACCCCGAGCGGCCGGAGGTCATGCAGGCGCTCGCCGACCTCGTGGCCGGAATGGCCGACGCCTGTTCGGCGCTGGGCATCCCCGTCACGGGGGGCAACGTCTCCCTTTACAACGAGACGGTTGCGGGGGGATCAGGGAGTGAGACCGCCGCGGGGTCGAAGCCGGCCTCAGGCCCGGCTCGGCGGCGCGCAATCCTCCCCACGGCCATCGTGGGCATGGTGGGGCTCATCCACGGCAGACGGCCGGTGCCCTCTGGCTTTCAGCGCCCCGGGGACGTGGTGCTGCTCATCGGGCGGCCGTCTTTGTACCTGAAGCCCGAGGAGTGGGAAGCCGACCTGCGGTTCGAGGCGCGCGCCGGGGCGTTCGTGGCCGAAGCCGGGCGGAAGGGGCTTCTGCGTTCGTGCCACGACGTGGGGCGGGCAGGCCTCGCGCAGGCCCTTTGCGAGGCGGCGTTCGCTGCTGCCCGCGGGGCGGACGGCTTTGAGGTGGAACTGCCGGAGCTTTCGCGTTCGCTGGAGGCGCTGCTCTTCGGTGCGGGCGGGCCTGCGTGGATCGCCTCGGCAACGCCCGAAGCCCTGCCCGAGCTCGAGATGCTGGCTGCCCGATACGACATCGAGGGGCTCGGCGCCTCGGAGGGCGGCGGCACGCCATGCCCCGTGGCGGTGCGGGTGATCGGGCGCGTGGTCCCGGGCAGGCTCAAGCTGTCGGCAGCGGGGCGGGGCGTTTGCCTGGACGAGCCGACGGCTCACCTGCGTTCAGGCTGGCAGCATGCGCTGGAGGAGGCGACCCGGCCGTGAGGCGGAGGCGGGCCCGTCTGCTGGGGCAGGGGCGGCGGGAGGCTGTGGATCAGTGCGGCGTGGTGGCGGTCGTCGGGCACCCGGAGGCCGCCTCGGTGGCGCAGTGGGGGCTGCTTGCCCTTCAGCACCGCGGCCAGGAGAGCGCGGGCATCGCGTCGATGGACGGCCACGGGCGGGCTTACCTGCACCGGGGCATGGGGCTCGTCTCCGACGTGCTGAGCCGTGAGCAGCTCGCGCACCTCCCCGGCCACGTCGCCATCGGCCACGTGCGCTACTCCACCACCGGCGCATCCCGCCTGGAGAATGCCCAGCCGATCCTTAGCCGGTTCAGGGGGCGGTTTTTGGCCGTGGCCCACAACGGCAACTTCGTGAACGCTGCGGCGCTTCGCAATCAGCTCGAGGAGGGCGGCGCCATCTTCCAGACCACGACCGACACGGAGGTCGTTTCGCACCTGGTGGCGCGTCACGGCGGGCCGGCCGAAGCGGCACTGGTGGCGGCCGCCCGGCAGATCGCCGGTGCCTGGGCGCTGGTCCTGCTCGACCCCGGCGGGGTGCTGGTGGCGCGGGACCCTCTGGGCATCCGACCCCTGAGCCTCGGCGTGGCGACAAACCCCGACAACGGCCGGCCGGTGTGGGTGGCCGCCTCGGAGACCTGTGCCCTGGATTCGGTGGGGGCGTCGTGGGTCCGGGACGTTGAACCCGGCGAAGTCGCACGCATTGACGAGCACGGCATTCGCACGGTGGCAAGGCTCCACGCGGCCGCCGGCGAGGCGGGCGGGCTGTGTGCGTTCGAGGTCATCTACCTGGCGCGCCCGGATTCGGTGCTGTTCAACGAGAGCGTTCACGCCCTGCGCAAGGAGATGGGGCGGGCGCTGGCCCGGGAGCACCCCGCGCCGGGCGACCTGGTAACGGGCGTTCCCGACTCCAGCCTGTCGGCGGCCATGGGGTATGCCGAACAGCTTGGCCTTCCGTTCGAGATGGGGCTCATCCGCAACCGCTACATCGGACGCACCTTCATCCAGCCGGCGCAGGGGCAGCGGCGGCTGGCGGTCAACGCCAAGCTCAATGCGGTGCGCAAGGTGGTCGAGGGGCGTCGGGTGGTGCTGGTGGACGACTCCATCGTTCGGGGCACCACCGCCCGCCGCATCGTGGAGCTGTTGCGCCAGGCGGGCGCCACCGAGGTTCACGTGCGAATCGCCTCGCCGCCGTACCGGTTCCCCTGCCATTACGGCGTGGACACGGCCCGCCGCGACGAACTCATCGCCTCGGAGCACTCCGTCGAGGCCATCCGGCAGGCGATTGGCGCCGATAGCCTGGCCTTCCTGTCGCTGGAGAGGCTGCTGAGG
This region includes:
- the purL gene encoding phosphoribosylformylglycinamidine synthase subunit PurL, coding for MAAESVLTAPVDWPGDPPTRSIEAGGRWRDLGLTDEEFRRIRTELDRAPTWTELGMFSVSWSEHCAYKHSKEALKRLPARGPRLLMGPGESAGIIDTGGGWAVAVRLESHNHPSYVEPYQGAATGVGGIVRDVLAAGARPVALLNSLRFGRPEDSPTNRYLLREVVAGIAGYGNAIGVPTVGGEVAFEPCYDTNPLVNVMCVGLVRANRVARARAEGAGNRVYLVGSRTGRDGIHGAGLLASRTLRADEGGEQRPRVQVGDPFTEKLLIEACLEALETGAVVGIQDLGAAGITAAASELAARAGTGIDIDLDRVPRREEGMTPFEVMLSESQERMMLVVQAGREAEVERIFSRWRLPAAPIGTVTRTGRLRVWAEGQLVADVPAQFLADGAPRYPAPEPRRPPAKAEQADAASARQDGNPEAASARALDVPAAGPSLRTWVTRRLAAQLSSPDQGSRAWIYEQFDHMVGVRTVLPPGHDAAVVRVVEAGGDGLELPLVALSVDGAEWLAAWSPYAAGCEAVLEGARNVAAAGAQPAGITNGLNLGNPERPEVMQALADLVAGMADACSALGIPVTGGNVSLYNETVAGGSGSETAAGSKPASGPARRRAILPTAIVGMVGLIHGRRPVPSGFQRPGDVVLLIGRPSLYLKPEEWEADLRFEARAGAFVAEAGRKGLLRSCHDVGRAGLAQALCEAAFAAARGADGFEVELPELSRSLEALLFGAGGPAWIASATPEALPELEMLAARYDIEGLGASEGGGTPCPVAVRVIGRVVPGRLKLSAAGRGVCLDEPTAHLRSGWQHALEEATRP
- the purF gene encoding amidophosphoribosyltransferase, whose protein sequence is MRRRRARLLGQGRREAVDQCGVVAVVGHPEAASVAQWGLLALQHRGQESAGIASMDGHGRAYLHRGMGLVSDVLSREQLAHLPGHVAIGHVRYSTTGASRLENAQPILSRFRGRFLAVAHNGNFVNAAALRNQLEEGGAIFQTTTDTEVVSHLVARHGGPAEAALVAAARQIAGAWALVLLDPGGVLVARDPLGIRPLSLGVATNPDNGRPVWVAASETCALDSVGASWVRDVEPGEVARIDEHGIRTVARLHAAAGEAGGLCAFEVIYLARPDSVLFNESVHALRKEMGRALAREHPAPGDLVTGVPDSSLSAAMGYAEQLGLPFEMGLIRNRYIGRTFIQPAQGQRRLAVNAKLNAVRKVVEGRRVVLVDDSIVRGTTARRIVELLRQAGATEVHVRIASPPYRFPCHYGVDTARRDELIASEHSVEAIRQAIGADSLAFLSLERLLRVLGGPACVACFTGRYPVPVEGASDKLALEPARQTGTAGPAR